GAAATTTGATCAGCTTGGAATCAACATCGCTTGTATGTGCGGAGACGGCAGTGTCGGATGGAATGAATTTGCTCCATATGATCGAATCATTGTCACAGCCGCAGCTCCAGAAGTTCCTAGATCACTTTTGAAACAATTGAAGGTAGGCGGAATTCTGGTAATTCCGGTTGGAAGCCGATCAACTCAGATCATGTATGTTGTTTTACGAGAGGATGAGGAAAATTATGCTACTACAAAGATTCCCGCATTTCAATTTGTTCCGCTAATAGGGATGAATGGATGGAAAGAAGATTAATTGTTATTGTCGGGCCAACTTGCTCGGGCAAAAGTGATTTAGCATTTCAGATAGCAGAAGAATTAAATACAGAAATAATCTCTGCCGATTCGAGACAGATCTATAAAGAGCTTACGATTGGGACGGCAAAACCTCCGCTAGATTATTTGAATATAGTTAACCACCATTTCATCGATCACATCTCAATTGATCAAGATTATAACGTTGGAAGATACA
This portion of the Ignavibacteria bacterium genome encodes:
- a CDS encoding protein-L-isoaspartate O-methyltransferase, with product KFDQLGINIACMCGDGSVGWNEFAPYDRIIVTAAAPEVPRSLLKQLKVGGILVIPVGSRSTQIMYVVLREDEENYATTKIPAFQFVPLIGMNGWKED